Proteins from a genomic interval of Acetobacterium woodii DSM 1030:
- a CDS encoding EAL domain-containing protein — protein sequence MIQNLISMMFYILFIIYAMFGTYSLALNKEARLNQVFTCLCCCFSIWGFTFALVNSAVTYEEALIWRRISVLGWGVAYSIMLHFFIILTESKWSQKEKQPILLLTLYGPSALIIFFFGLCGTTANEQIILLKTVTGWITVSSNNGLEKLFYLYYLSFSLISLIMLIQWYRNSTEQNKKNQARYLLLAFCSSVFLGSFTDAIANNYLQTKLPSLAPVIIMISVATIYYIIKKYGLMLAPQNTNENAEGIILNTNGRTRLFRYVGMILVMGSGINFFILLIRPNERFFAAILCFSLVAIGAFVTLIPYLIQSIKNQERLMTVLIVIIISVVMLFFADAPFSNIIWPGPIFFIILTTVFNNRKMFYITAILTILMGIFLWIKFPYYSTPIGISIYSLRLLLYIIGICLTAAIRKVYRERLEANAKLEAFQKLISELSTDFVTISVFDFDAKVEDLITRSGKFLNADRASIGMYANEWQVKYTHEWISEGAEGVKNIHSSIPHSSNIQLLENKIVKISGVQPLFMIPRIKNIQIRKQGVYAQICIPIPGKNGVIGFIRFDRITRRKNWQIDDHEMLRLLANILADAIAKVETEKEISYLAYYDPLTGLPNRVLFYRYLEQAIELAKQRKNLLGVIFIDIDGFKEVNDTIGHDWGDYLINEIGRRLLGCIQKDNIVARFGGDEFLIMSPDVTGKGEMDKIAEQIMGVFDLPVMVNEQQFFITASGGVAIFPEDGETVNGLIKNADLAMYAAKNKGKGQYLFCSSEMKEMVMKKANLAQNLYQAIEKDELILYYQPQVEIISQEIIGFEALVRWNHPELGIVSPGIFIPIAEQTGLINSIGEWVMMTACAQNKAWQDQGFKPVQMAVNLSLEQFRSENVENIVKKCLHKTGLEPQYLELEITEGIAMKESQYVIECLHNLKKMGVAISIDDFGTEFSSLSRLKVLPVDRLKIDMQFIRGIGINTRDESIIAVMIHLAKRLGLKVIAEGVETGAQKNFLKNENCDEIQGYYYYKPMSSEAIEAEIFNA from the coding sequence ATGATACAGAACCTAATATCAATGATGTTTTATATCCTGTTTATCATCTATGCCATGTTTGGTACTTACAGTTTGGCACTAAATAAAGAGGCGAGACTCAATCAGGTGTTTACATGTCTTTGTTGTTGTTTTTCGATTTGGGGATTCACATTTGCATTGGTTAACTCAGCGGTTACATACGAAGAAGCCCTGATCTGGAGAAGAATCTCGGTATTAGGATGGGGTGTGGCGTATAGCATCATGCTTCACTTTTTTATTATTTTAACTGAATCCAAATGGAGTCAAAAAGAAAAACAACCTATTTTGCTACTGACATTATATGGACCATCAGCACTGATCATTTTCTTTTTTGGTTTATGTGGAACAACGGCAAATGAGCAAATAATTCTGCTAAAAACGGTCACAGGTTGGATAACCGTATCATCAAATAATGGTTTGGAAAAATTATTTTATTTATATTATTTGAGTTTTTCCCTGATCTCATTGATAATGCTGATTCAATGGTATCGCAATTCGACTGAACAAAATAAAAAAAATCAGGCGCGGTATCTCTTACTTGCCTTTTGTAGCTCGGTATTTTTAGGGAGTTTTACCGATGCAATCGCAAATAATTACCTGCAAACCAAATTGCCATCCTTGGCCCCAGTTATCATTATGATTTCGGTGGCAACGATCTATTATATTATTAAAAAATATGGATTAATGTTAGCCCCGCAAAATACAAATGAAAATGCGGAAGGCATTATTCTAAATACCAACGGCAGAACCAGGCTGTTTAGATATGTTGGCATGATCCTTGTAATGGGAAGTGGGATTAATTTTTTTATCCTTTTAATCCGACCAAACGAGCGTTTTTTTGCGGCGATATTATGTTTTTCCTTAGTTGCAATTGGGGCTTTTGTCACCTTGATCCCATATCTCATTCAATCCATTAAAAACCAGGAAAGATTGATGACCGTTTTAATTGTGATAATAATCTCGGTTGTTATGCTATTTTTTGCAGACGCTCCATTTTCCAATATTATCTGGCCGGGACCGATTTTTTTCATTATTCTTACGACGGTTTTTAATAATCGGAAAATGTTTTATATCACAGCAATCCTAACGATTTTAATGGGCATTTTTTTATGGATCAAGTTTCCGTATTATTCGACACCGATTGGAATATCCATATATAGTCTGCGGTTGCTGCTTTATATTATTGGAATTTGCTTAACCGCGGCAATTCGCAAAGTTTATCGAGAAAGACTGGAAGCAAATGCAAAGTTGGAAGCGTTTCAGAAGCTGATTTCGGAACTTTCAACCGATTTTGTAACAATATCAGTTTTTGATTTTGATGCCAAAGTAGAAGATTTGATTACCCGGAGTGGCAAGTTTCTTAATGCGGATCGGGCTAGTATCGGGATGTACGCCAATGAATGGCAGGTTAAATATACGCACGAATGGATATCTGAAGGTGCTGAGGGGGTAAAAAATATTCACTCTTCAATTCCACATTCCAGTAATATCCAGTTGCTTGAGAACAAAATTGTCAAGATTTCTGGCGTTCAACCGTTATTTATGATACCCCGAATTAAGAATATTCAAATTAGGAAGCAAGGCGTTTATGCGCAGATTTGTATTCCTATTCCTGGCAAAAACGGCGTGATCGGTTTTATTCGATTTGACCGGATAACCAGACGTAAAAACTGGCAGATTGATGATCACGAAATGCTGAGATTATTAGCAAATATTCTGGCCGATGCCATTGCCAAAGTGGAAACTGAAAAAGAGATCAGCTATTTGGCGTATTATGACCCCTTGACCGGTTTACCAAACCGGGTGTTATTTTATCGCTATCTTGAACAGGCGATTGAACTGGCAAAACAACGAAAAAATCTGCTGGGAGTCATATTTATAGATATTGATGGCTTTAAAGAAGTTAATGATACGATTGGCCATGACTGGGGTGATTACCTTATTAATGAGATCGGAAGACGGCTCTTAGGATGTATTCAGAAAGATAATATTGTTGCCCGATTTGGTGGTGACGAGTTTTTGATTATGAGTCCTGATGTAACCGGAAAAGGTGAAATGGATAAAATTGCTGAGCAGATCATGGGGGTTTTTGATTTGCCGGTGATGGTGAACGAACAGCAATTTTTTATTACGGCAAGCGGCGGGGTGGCGATTTTTCCAGAAGATGGTGAAACGGTCAATGGACTGATTAAAAATGCCGATCTGGCGATGTATGCGGCTAAAAACAAGGGAAAAGGCCAGTATCTGTTTTGTTCTTCTGAGATGAAAGAAATGGTGATGAAAAAAGCAAATCTTGCTCAAAACCTCTACCAGGCCATTGAAAAAGATGAATTAATTCTTTATTATCAACCTCAGGTGGAAATCATCAGCCAGGAAATTATTGGGTTTGAAGCTTTGGTGCGGTGGAATCATCCGGAATTGGGAATTGTTTCCCCCGGGATATTCATTCCAATCGCCGAACAGACGGGGCTTATTAACAGCATTGGTGAATGGGTCATGATGACCGCCTGTGCTCAGAACAAAGCTTGGCAGGATCAGGGTTTTAAACCGGTACAGATGGCTGTGAATTTGTCGTTAGAACAGTTTCGAAGCGAAAATGTTGAAAATATTGTCAAGAAATGTTTGCATAAAACGGGTCTGGAGCCGCAATATTTGGAGCTGGAAATTACCGAGGGGATTGCGATGAAAGAATCTCAGTATGTTATTGAATGTCTCCATAATTTAAAAAAAATGGGGGTAGCGATTAGTATTGATGATTTTGGGACGGAGTTTTCATCACTCAGTCGGCTTAAGGTGCTGCCGGTTGATCGCCTTAAAATTGATATGCAGTTTATCCGAGGGATTGGGATAAACACTCGGGATGAATCGATTATTGCGGTGATGATCCACTTGGCAAAACGGCTGGGCCTTAAGGTTATCGCTGAAGGAGTGGAAACGGGTGCGCAAAAGAATTTTCTTAAAAATGAAAATTGCGATGAGATTCAAGGTTACTATTATTATAAACCGATGTCGAGTGAAGCCATTGAAGCTGAGATTTTTAACGCTTAA
- a CDS encoding methyl-accepting chemotaxis protein, translated as MKDPQKKASGAMVKMNLGRKLLAFTVVLLAIAVFTIGVIAINLGSFALSEQSDADAQEYVNEAATHVGDILTANLKTLSELALSEQISNMDFNTQVAAITGVVDRLGYQDIAVMNLNGQARYILGGQELDVADETWYQAGFNGSTAISDVTISKVNEKPAVFDIVPIKKNDQVVGLLVGRRDPTFLKEVTNTLGDGTHKYGFILSEDGGFMSYPDDQMILNQTNVFDEIEKNGPLKSFGLAIKAFGMGQTGQLKYKVDDETKLAYMAPIPGTNWTLVVTEIESDVLAPITHLRNIIIIISLAILLIGGILSYYYARKITKPIVNASVMLKEMGLGHLKMRLEVKSQDEVGELTKALNKLADDIQLVNVGLMGKIANGDVTANLEPHDSEDEITPALILTIETIRGLIAETTMLSQAAVAGKLETRGNAAAFNGGYREIIKGINETLDAVVGPLNVASDYVEKIGQGQIPTKITTTYNGDFNILKNSINACIDGLGALTEGNRILGKMSANDYSETIDASYSGIYGEIADAINVVHERLIRIVKISTHIADGDMSDLETLLQIGKRSDKDTLNPSLIRMIENINSLVKETEEMADIAVAGNLRNRGDAGKFRGEYAKVIEGFNYTLDAIIQPLIEAINTLNELSTGNLNTIMIGNYQGDHARIKEALNGTITFLKQYVVEISKTLAEIGKGNLDQQIVTEYRGDFQPIKTALNDITSALSTMMEDINEAAGQVEGGTIQISNGGQALSQGTTEQASAIQELTASIEEVAAETKQNAMHANEVNELAMDVRKNAELGNDQMSGMITAMVDINESSKSISKIIKVIDDIAFQTNILALNAAVEAARAGQHGKGFAVVAEEVRTLAARSAEAAKETTGLIESSIGKVEVGTKIADETAESLKEILSEIEKVTGLVSDIAQASNDQATEIAQITQGIEQVSQVVQTNSATAEESAAASEELSGQAEMLKNMVGAFRLKTEVSSQKNMMKPTSQKPVKQNDRSITQPQIVLDDNDKY; from the coding sequence ATGAAAGATCCGCAAAAAAAAGCAAGTGGGGCGATGGTAAAAATGAATTTAGGGAGAAAGCTTTTAGCTTTTACAGTTGTGTTATTGGCAATTGCAGTGTTTACTATTGGGGTAATAGCGATAAATTTGGGATCTTTTGCGTTATCGGAACAATCTGATGCAGACGCGCAGGAGTACGTCAATGAAGCGGCAACACATGTTGGAGACATTTTAACCGCGAATCTGAAAACTTTGAGTGAACTTGCGTTATCTGAACAAATATCCAATATGGATTTTAATACCCAGGTCGCCGCGATCACTGGGGTTGTGGATCGCTTGGGATATCAGGATATAGCAGTCATGAATCTAAATGGTCAGGCGAGATATATTCTTGGCGGGCAGGAATTAGATGTCGCCGATGAAACCTGGTATCAGGCCGGTTTTAATGGGAGCACAGCTATTTCAGATGTGACTATCAGCAAGGTTAACGAAAAACCGGCTGTTTTTGATATAGTCCCGATTAAGAAAAACGACCAGGTAGTTGGCTTACTAGTGGGGCGGCGAGATCCTACTTTTCTAAAAGAAGTGACCAATACATTAGGAGATGGTACGCACAAATATGGATTTATTCTCAGTGAGGATGGTGGATTTATGTCATATCCTGACGATCAAATGATATTAAATCAAACCAATGTTTTTGATGAAATTGAAAAAAATGGGCCGTTAAAAAGTTTTGGTCTGGCAATTAAAGCATTTGGTATGGGTCAAACCGGTCAGCTAAAATATAAAGTTGATGATGAAACCAAACTGGCTTACATGGCACCCATACCTGGGACAAACTGGACGTTAGTTGTTACTGAAATTGAAAGTGACGTTTTAGCGCCCATTACGCATCTGAGAAACATCATTATTATAATTTCATTGGCCATTCTTTTGATCGGTGGCATTTTATCATATTATTATGCGCGTAAGATTACAAAACCAATTGTTAATGCCAGTGTCATGCTTAAGGAAATGGGTTTAGGTCATCTTAAAATGCGTCTGGAAGTTAAGTCTCAAGATGAAGTCGGTGAATTGACTAAAGCTCTGAATAAGCTGGCAGATGACATACAGTTGGTGAATGTGGGGCTGATGGGAAAAATAGCCAACGGGGATGTGACTGCAAATCTTGAACCCCATGATTCGGAGGATGAAATAACACCCGCTTTAATCCTCACCATTGAAACAATCCGAGGATTAATTGCGGAAACAACGATGCTTTCGCAAGCAGCTGTTGCAGGTAAACTCGAAACACGTGGAAATGCCGCTGCTTTTAACGGAGGATACCGTGAAATTATCAAAGGGATTAATGAAACCCTTGATGCTGTGGTTGGACCCTTAAATGTTGCATCGGATTATGTCGAGAAAATTGGCCAGGGACAAATTCCCACTAAAATTACGACAACCTATAATGGTGATTTCAATATCTTGAAAAACAGCATTAACGCATGCATTGATGGGTTGGGAGCGCTCACTGAAGGTAACCGTATTCTTGGCAAAATGAGTGCAAATGATTACTCAGAAACAATTGATGCCAGTTATTCCGGAATATATGGCGAAATAGCAGACGCTATTAATGTTGTTCATGAACGTTTGATACGTATTGTTAAAATATCGACCCATATTGCGGATGGTGATATGAGTGATCTGGAAACTTTGTTGCAAATCGGAAAGAGAAGTGACAAAGACACCTTAAATCCTAGCCTAATCCGAATGATTGAAAATATTAATAGTCTGGTTAAAGAAACGGAAGAGATGGCTGATATTGCGGTGGCCGGAAATCTCAGAAACCGTGGGGATGCCGGTAAATTCCGGGGAGAATATGCCAAGGTTATTGAAGGCTTTAATTATACATTAGATGCAATTATTCAACCTTTAATAGAAGCGATTAACACGCTGAATGAACTTTCAACCGGAAACCTCAATACCATAATGATAGGTAACTATCAGGGCGATCATGCGCGGATAAAAGAAGCATTAAATGGGACAATTACATTTCTTAAGCAATATGTAGTTGAAATTTCTAAAACATTGGCAGAAATTGGTAAAGGTAATCTCGATCAACAGATCGTAACCGAATATCGGGGAGATTTCCAACCCATAAAAACAGCCCTTAATGACATTACAAGCGCATTAAGCACCATGATGGAGGACATTAATGAAGCAGCGGGACAGGTAGAAGGGGGCACGATACAAATTTCAAATGGTGGACAGGCATTGTCTCAGGGTACCACGGAACAGGCCAGTGCCATCCAGGAGCTGACCGCCTCAATTGAAGAAGTTGCCGCCGAAACGAAGCAAAATGCCATGCATGCGAACGAAGTTAATGAATTAGCTATGGATGTCCGCAAAAATGCAGAATTGGGCAATGATCAGATGTCTGGCATGATCACCGCGATGGTTGACATTAATGAATCCTCAAAGAGTATTTCAAAGATTATTAAAGTCATCGATGACATCGCTTTTCAGACCAATATACTGGCTCTTAATGCCGCTGTTGAAGCGGCGCGAGCAGGTCAACATGGAAAAGGATTTGCTGTAGTTGCTGAAGAAGTCCGAACTCTGGCAGCTCGAAGTGCAGAAGCCGCTAAAGAAACAACAGGTCTCATTGAAAGTTCCATTGGAAAAGTTGAAGTGGGTACTAAGATTGCTGATGAAACGGCTGAGAGTTTAAAAGAAATCCTTAGTGAAATTGAAAAGGTAACGGGCTTAGTAAGTGATATTGCTCAGGCATCAAATGATCAGGCGACGGAAATTGCTCAGATCACTCAAGGAATTGAACAGGTATCACAGGTTGTTCAAACGAACTCAGCTACTGCCGAAGAAAGTGCCGCAGCTAGTGAGGAACTTTCCGGCCAGGCGGAAATGCTAAAAAATATGGTAGGCGCTTTCCGTTTAAAAACAGAAGTCAGTTCGCAAAAAAATATGATGAAACCAACGTCTCAAAAACCGGTAAAGCAAAATGACAGGAGTATTACTCAACCCCAAATTGTTTTGGATGACAACGACAAATATTGA
- a CDS encoding HD domain-containing phosphohydrolase, giving the protein MLKETKRAYLVFVIIVMIIGLLILGLYGYALHLRTIKYTYSEDIASGSYKNNDFYVEINTGKNWEDNIKGHIGAQYDGEFYNNTNIDLINWTIEFAVPEESVIDSSWNGVYQKKGNHILVTAVDYNTIISKIKPETFGLVMVSDDLFYVNEITVSGYKDYKLTDFLFFWVLMIVFLVVIIIFLSSLIFELQMKRMYLKQEEYKNIIMQSLRTFANIIDTKDSYTKGHSYRVAKYAQEISRRMGKSQEEQTRIFQISMLHDIGKIAIDNSILDKPGKLTLAEHLEIQKHTSTGGDILKDFTTIKGIEDGARYHHEAFDGSGYPTGLVGKSIPEYARIICIADSFDAMNSDRCYRKKLSKDAIIRELERCEGTQFDKEILQYLYQMMAEGFEVDERM; this is encoded by the coding sequence ATGTTAAAAGAAACTAAACGGGCTTATTTAGTATTTGTCATAATTGTTATGATCATCGGGTTATTAATCTTGGGACTATATGGATACGCATTACATCTACGAACAATAAAGTATACCTATAGTGAAGATATCGCTTCGGGTAGTTATAAAAACAATGATTTTTATGTTGAAATCAACACCGGAAAAAATTGGGAGGATAACATAAAAGGTCATATTGGGGCGCAATATGATGGTGAATTTTATAATAATACCAATATTGATCTCATCAATTGGACGATAGAGTTTGCCGTCCCGGAAGAATCTGTTATCGATAGTAGCTGGAATGGTGTTTATCAAAAAAAAGGTAATCATATTTTGGTAACGGCGGTTGATTATAATACGATAATAAGCAAAATAAAGCCCGAAACGTTTGGGCTTGTGATGGTTTCAGATGATCTTTTTTACGTTAATGAAATTACCGTTAGTGGTTATAAGGATTATAAACTTACAGATTTCCTGTTTTTTTGGGTGCTGATGATTGTATTTTTGGTGGTCATTATTATTTTTTTAAGCTCTTTAATTTTTGAATTGCAGATGAAAAGAATGTATTTAAAACAGGAAGAGTACAAAAATATTATCATGCAGTCATTAAGGACATTTGCCAACATTATTGATACGAAGGACTCCTATACCAAAGGGCATTCATATCGGGTCGCTAAATATGCGCAAGAGATATCGCGCCGGATGGGAAAGTCACAAGAAGAACAAACCCGAATATTTCAAATATCGATGCTCCATGATATTGGAAAAATTGCCATTGATAATAGTATTTTAGATAAACCGGGGAAGTTGACGTTGGCTGAGCATTTGGAAATACAAAAGCATACAAGCACGGGCGGAGACATTTTAAAAGATTTTACAACAATTAAAGGGATTGAAGATGGGGCGCGTTATCATCATGAGGCATTTGATGGGAGTGGCTATCCGACGGGCTTAGTCGGGAAGAGTATTCCAGAATATGCAAGAATCATTTGTATTGCAGATTCTTTTGATGCGATGAACAGTGACCGCTGTTATCGTAAAAAACTATCGAAAGATGCCATTATTAGGGAACTTGAGCGATGTGAAGGAACGCAGTTTGACAAAGAAATTCTTCAATATTTATATCAAATGATGGCGGAAGGTTTTGAAGTTGATGAAAGGATGTAA
- a CDS encoding chloride channel protein, with translation MKFKLKEIFVMTLFVALLGGFVGGITWGLLFIMDAGIHFLWVDVKNAISFPFYSIIVCSFGGLLIGLWEQRFGPYPREMAEVLNKVKKGEKIPYNNLHIIAIAALLPLIFGGNLGPEAGLSGVIAGLCFWFSDRFKFIFSEMEELPQIGVAATVGVIFGSPLFAFVNQFEDENKPTAIPKNIKIFVYFVGILSGYGILTLLQNLFGGKLGMGHFPAIETVSGGEWAAAIPLAFVGVMAGMLYYLFKRLVKIAVKPLQKNIILKGIIGGVILGVVGMILPYTMFSGERQMTEVMNSWQGMGFVVLFITGIVKLLMGSVCHQMGWRGGKIFPTIFSGVAIGYAFALVLPIDSIFCVAIVTAALTATVMRKPLAVILLLLICFPINGIVPMTIGAVIGGAIPVPEWIGSTEED, from the coding sequence GTGAAGTTTAAATTAAAAGAAATATTTGTAATGACATTATTTGTTGCTTTATTAGGAGGGTTTGTCGGCGGAATTACATGGGGATTATTGTTTATTATGGATGCCGGCATTCATTTTCTTTGGGTTGACGTAAAGAATGCGATAAGTTTTCCATTTTATTCGATTATCGTTTGTAGTTTCGGGGGATTGCTGATTGGTCTTTGGGAGCAACGGTTTGGACCATATCCTCGTGAAATGGCTGAAGTTTTGAATAAAGTAAAAAAGGGGGAAAAGATCCCTTACAATAATTTGCATATTATTGCGATTGCCGCCTTGCTGCCACTAATTTTCGGGGGAAATTTAGGACCCGAAGCGGGCCTGAGCGGAGTAATTGCCGGTTTGTGTTTCTGGTTCTCGGATCGGTTTAAGTTTATTTTTTCGGAAATGGAGGAGTTGCCTCAAATTGGCGTTGCGGCAACGGTTGGCGTTATTTTTGGTTCGCCACTTTTTGCTTTTGTAAATCAATTTGAAGATGAAAACAAACCCACTGCGATTCCTAAAAATATAAAAATATTTGTTTATTTTGTGGGGATTTTGAGCGGATATGGGATTTTAACGTTGTTACAAAATTTATTCGGAGGAAAATTAGGAATGGGACATTTTCCCGCGATTGAAACAGTATCCGGGGGAGAATGGGCGGCGGCTATTCCATTGGCCTTTGTCGGTGTGATGGCCGGAATGCTTTATTATCTTTTTAAACGGTTGGTAAAAATTGCGGTCAAGCCCTTACAAAAGAACATTATTTTAAAGGGGATCATTGGCGGGGTCATTCTCGGTGTCGTTGGGATGATACTCCCTTACACAATGTTTTCAGGTGAACGTCAAATGACGGAGGTTATGAATTCGTGGCAAGGGATGGGTTTCGTGGTTTTGTTTATTACTGGTATTGTTAAATTATTGATGGGGAGTGTTTGTCACCAAATGGGGTGGCGTGGCGGTAAGATTTTCCCGACCATTTTTTCCGGAGTGGCAATCGGTTACGCGTTCGCACTGGTTCTCCCGATTGATTCAATATTTTGCGTCGCCATTGTAACCGCGGCACTGACTGCGACGGTGATGCGAAAACCGTTGGCGGTTATCCTGCTGCTGTTGATTTGTTTTCCAATAAACGGAATTGTTCCAATGACAATTGGAGCTGTAATTGGTGGCGCAATTCCAGTGCCTGAATGGATTGGGAGCACTGAAGAAGATTAA
- a CDS encoding sensor domain-containing diguanylate cyclase, with the protein MKSNYLDTLLSDKNYFDIEMLKLLIKSIPANVFFKDNNCRYQMVNYICDELNQGGDEWTILGKTDFEVQNDPQLAEFYYQDDKKIIATQQGSHFISEVKFGGERHYYEITKEPVIDVEGNVLGIIGIVKDITECKKRQEEFRVISITDRLTGLYNRNYYEQKIIDLSQTNYSSLSIIMCDTNGLKFLNDNFGHHIGDELLKKTASIMKKIIGDSGEIARIGGDEFICFCIDCSESQCIKMINKIKETEKNTKSLFFPISNAYGYVTISGKDKDLKAAISKAEKSMYRNKKIEKVDYLRKLSRLLD; encoded by the coding sequence ATGAAAAGTAATTATCTCGATACCCTTCTTTCTGACAAAAATTATTTTGATATAGAGATGCTAAAACTCCTTATCAAATCGATACCAGCAAATGTTTTTTTCAAAGATAACAATTGTAGATATCAAATGGTTAATTATATTTGTGATGAATTAAATCAAGGTGGAGATGAGTGGACAATTCTAGGAAAAACTGACTTTGAAGTCCAGAATGATCCACAATTGGCTGAATTTTATTATCAGGATGATAAAAAAATTATTGCGACTCAACAAGGAAGTCATTTTATAAGTGAAGTGAAGTTTGGCGGAGAGCGTCATTATTATGAAATAACGAAAGAACCTGTTATTGATGTCGAAGGAAATGTGTTAGGTATTATTGGAATTGTAAAAGATATTACCGAGTGTAAAAAAAGGCAGGAAGAATTTCGTGTGATAAGCATCACGGACCGATTAACAGGACTATATAACCGCAATTATTATGAACAAAAAATTATTGATCTTTCTCAAACCAATTATTCTTCACTCTCGATTATTATGTGCGACACAAACGGTTTGAAGTTTTTAAATGATAATTTTGGACATCATATCGGAGATGAATTATTGAAAAAAACAGCCTCAATTATGAAAAAAATAATAGGTGATTCAGGGGAGATCGCCCGGATCGGTGGGGATGAATTCATTTGCTTTTGCATAGATTGTTCAGAAAGCCAGTGCATTAAAATGATAAATAAAATCAAAGAAACAGAAAAAAATACAAAATCCCTTTTTTTTCCTATTAGCAATGCCTATGGATATGTTACAATATCTGGAAAAGACAAGGATCTGAAAGCGGCCATTTCGAAGGCAGAAAAATCAATGTACAGAAATAAAAAGATCGAAAAAGTTGATTATCTTAGAAAATTATCGCGATTACTTGATTAG
- a CDS encoding helix-turn-helix transcriptional regulator: MNYIGNIIKEYRNLIGMSRKGLAKNICSEKYVYLIEKGNRTPSSLICKQFGDRMGVDLFKYYEYLSCKNPIAVEATITCFNKCRRENDMEALKKATDDALTLPDFQKIPWVYEIENNRLSYMTFKEQRCHEVIKTIKNTLNNLEEAYKEDITTARFYVILSTCYQMLMDIEQAKKAVRSAEEIISSKQNILKYTYAVIAVKINKLTLHYISGELDDVIDEGHKLNQYQVETSSYELGHHGLFYLAYAYYQKGLEDVGIMWFQKALYATLIRYKATDVFYLAGYAMFRVLIDDVRMPSELVSQFKKKYNIT, from the coding sequence ATGAATTATATTGGAAATATTATTAAAGAGTATCGTAACCTTATTGGTATGAGCCGTAAGGGATTGGCGAAAAATATTTGTTCGGAAAAATATGTATATTTAATCGAAAAAGGAAACCGTACGCCTTCTTCGCTAATATGCAAACAGTTTGGAGATCGAATGGGTGTTGACTTATTTAAGTATTATGAGTATCTTAGTTGCAAAAATCCAATTGCGGTTGAAGCGACCATAACTTGTTTTAACAAATGTAGAAGAGAAAATGACATGGAGGCATTAAAAAAAGCGACCGATGATGCATTAACATTGCCAGACTTTCAAAAGATACCATGGGTATATGAAATAGAAAATAATCGTCTGTCCTATATGACTTTTAAGGAGCAACGATGTCATGAAGTCATAAAAACGATCAAAAACACTTTAAATAATCTTGAAGAAGCGTATAAAGAAGACATTACCACGGCTCGTTTTTATGTAATCTTGTCGACTTGTTATCAAATGTTAATGGATATCGAACAGGCTAAAAAGGCGGTTAGGTCAGCCGAGGAGATAATTTCTTCAAAACAGAATATCTTAAAGTATACATATGCTGTAATTGCGGTAAAAATAAATAAGTTAACGTTACACTATATTTCAGGCGAACTGGATGATGTGATCGATGAAGGCCATAAACTCAATCAGTATCAAGTTGAGACAAGTTCTTATGAACTTGGACATCACGGCCTTTTTTATTTAGCTTATGCTTATTATCAAAAGGGATTGGAAGATGTCGGAATCATGTGGTTTCAAAAAGCTCTATATGCTACCCTCATTAGATATAAAGCGACCGATGTTTTTTATTTAGCGGGATATGCGATGTTTAGAGTGTTGATAGATGATGTTCGTATGCCAAGCGAGTTAGTGAGTCAATTTAAGAAAAAATATAATATAACTTAG